The following coding sequences are from one Lipingzhangella halophila window:
- a CDS encoding ABC transporter ATP-binding protein, protein MPRTAPEETSGTGTRAVTAHDVVKVYGDGDASVAALNGVSMEFASGTFTAIMGPSGSGKSTLMHCLAGLDEVTSGSVVLGGTELVGLGDKQLTLLRRQRVGFVFQTFNLLPTLTARQNITLPLDIAGRRDTDPSWRDRVVDTLGLRDRLDHRPSELSGGQQQRVACARALVTSPDVVFADEPTGNLDSASGAEVLAFLRMSVYELGQTVVMVTHDAGAASYADRVVFLRDGAFVDEMADPSIERVLEALKSLEG, encoded by the coding sequence TTGCCTCGCACAGCACCCGAAGAGACCAGTGGCACGGGTACGCGGGCGGTCACCGCCCACGACGTGGTCAAGGTCTACGGCGACGGGGACGCCTCGGTCGCGGCGCTGAACGGTGTGTCGATGGAGTTCGCCTCCGGCACGTTCACCGCGATCATGGGGCCGTCCGGGTCGGGCAAGTCGACGCTGATGCACTGCCTCGCCGGCCTCGACGAGGTCACATCGGGTTCGGTCGTCCTCGGCGGAACCGAGCTCGTCGGGCTGGGGGATAAGCAGCTCACCCTGCTGCGCCGGCAGCGGGTGGGGTTCGTGTTCCAGACGTTCAACCTGCTGCCCACCCTCACGGCGCGGCAGAACATCACCCTGCCGCTGGACATCGCCGGCCGGCGGGACACCGACCCGTCCTGGCGCGACCGGGTCGTCGACACCCTCGGTCTGCGCGACCGCCTCGACCACCGGCCGAGTGAGCTGTCGGGTGGCCAGCAGCAGCGGGTCGCCTGTGCGCGTGCCCTGGTCACCAGCCCGGATGTGGTGTTCGCCGACGAGCCCACCGGCAACCTCGACTCCGCCTCCGGGGCGGAGGTGCTGGCGTTCCTGCGCATGTCCGTGTACGAGCTGGGCCAGACCGTGGTGATGGTCACCCACGACGCGGGGGCGGCCAGCTACGCCGACCGGGTGGTGTTCCTGCGCGACGGCGCGTTTGTGGACGAGATGGCCGACCCGAGCATCGAGCGCGTGCTCGAGGCGCTCAAATCGCTGGAAGGGTGA
- the cobM gene encoding precorrin-4 C(11)-methyltransferase — translation MSERVEASERENTGGPAGLVTFVGAGPGAADLLTVRAVRAIEAADVVIWAASLVHADVLEYAREDAEIVDSAKLPMEGVLPYYERAANEGLRIARIHSGDPALWGAMQEQLDQCTGMGLEAEVIPGVSAFSAVAALAQRELTIPEVAQSVILTRLGGGKTPMPAGEEVREFARHGTTMALFLSAARSGQLRQELLDGGYPPDTPCLIGYQVTWPEELVVWCTLDELEATTKEHKLWKHTLVLVGPALSAGGTRSHLYHPGHFHGYRRADRAARRELREAR, via the coding sequence GTGAGCGAGCGCGTGGAAGCCAGCGAGCGAGAGAACACCGGCGGCCCGGCGGGCCTGGTCACCTTCGTGGGGGCCGGACCGGGCGCGGCCGACCTGCTCACCGTCCGCGCGGTGCGCGCCATTGAGGCGGCCGACGTCGTGATCTGGGCGGCGAGCCTGGTGCACGCCGATGTCCTGGAGTACGCGCGCGAGGACGCCGAGATCGTCGACTCCGCGAAGCTGCCCATGGAGGGGGTGCTGCCCTACTACGAGCGCGCCGCCAACGAAGGGCTGCGCATCGCCCGCATCCACTCCGGTGATCCCGCGTTGTGGGGGGCCATGCAGGAGCAGTTGGACCAGTGCACCGGCATGGGCCTGGAAGCCGAGGTCATCCCGGGCGTGTCGGCGTTCAGCGCGGTCGCGGCGCTCGCCCAGCGCGAGCTCACCATCCCCGAGGTCGCCCAGTCGGTGATCCTGACCCGGCTCGGCGGCGGCAAGACGCCGATGCCAGCGGGGGAGGAGGTCCGCGAGTTCGCCCGGCACGGCACCACCATGGCGCTGTTCCTCTCGGCCGCCCGCTCCGGCCAACTGCGGCAGGAGCTGCTCGACGGCGGCTACCCGCCCGATACGCCGTGCCTGATCGGGTACCAGGTCACCTGGCCCGAGGAACTGGTCGTGTGGTGCACCCTGGACGAGCTGGAGGCCACCACCAAGGAGCACAAGCTCTGGAAGCACACGCTGGTGCTGGTGGGCCCGGCGCTGTCGGCCGGCGGCACGCGCTCGCACCTGTACCACCCCGGGCACTTCCACGGGTACCGCCGCGCCGACCGCGCGGCGCGGCGCGAGCTGCGCGAGGCACGGTAG
- a CDS encoding cobyrinate a,c-diamide synthase, which yields MVIAAPASGGGKTTVATGLMAALAARGRRVSGHKVGPDYIDPGYHALATGRPPRNLDPVLCGEDRVASLFRHGAAGADLAVIEGVMGLFDGASEPRHFEGPGDLASTAHVAHLLSAPVILVVDAARTSRSVAALVHGFRSFDSRVRVAGVILNRVGSDRHEELLRAALDDVGIEVLGALRRQPDVENPSRHLGLIPAAERASAARKAVDALGALVAGSCDLDAIAAIAGSAGPLAGEPWDPGAEITEAPPPRPVTVAVAGGPAFTFGYTEQAELLRAGGAEVVSFDPLHDEELPRGTHGLIVGGGFPEMHAAELSANGALRASVADLASRGGPVAAECAGLLYLARHLDGAPMCGVLPAEARMTERLTLGYRAAVAVRDSVLARSGSRVHGHEFHRTATTPAHGPDPAWQWKTDSAEGFASATLNASYLHLHWAGTPAIATRFLGSVREFACENDT from the coding sequence GTGGTGATCGCGGCGCCGGCATCGGGCGGCGGCAAGACCACCGTGGCAACCGGGCTCATGGCCGCGCTGGCGGCGCGGGGGCGACGTGTCTCCGGACACAAAGTGGGGCCCGACTACATCGATCCCGGGTACCACGCGCTGGCCACCGGCCGGCCGCCGCGCAACCTCGACCCGGTGCTGTGCGGCGAGGACCGCGTCGCCTCCCTGTTCCGGCACGGGGCGGCGGGCGCGGACCTCGCCGTCATCGAGGGAGTCATGGGGCTGTTCGACGGCGCGTCCGAGCCGCGGCACTTCGAGGGGCCGGGCGACCTCGCCTCGACGGCGCACGTCGCGCACCTGCTGAGCGCGCCCGTGATCCTCGTTGTGGACGCCGCCCGCACCAGCCGGTCCGTCGCGGCGCTCGTGCACGGGTTCCGGAGCTTCGACTCCCGGGTGCGGGTGGCCGGGGTCATCCTCAACCGGGTGGGCTCCGACCGGCACGAAGAGCTGCTCCGCGCCGCCCTTGACGACGTGGGGATCGAGGTTCTCGGTGCCCTCCGCCGCCAGCCCGATGTCGAGAACCCGTCCCGGCACCTCGGGCTGATCCCGGCCGCCGAACGCGCGTCCGCGGCCCGGAAGGCCGTCGACGCACTGGGGGCGCTGGTCGCGGGCTCGTGCGACCTGGACGCGATCGCCGCGATCGCCGGCAGCGCGGGCCCGCTCGCCGGGGAGCCGTGGGACCCCGGGGCCGAGATCACCGAAGCGCCGCCCCCGAGGCCCGTCACGGTCGCGGTCGCCGGCGGCCCGGCATTCACGTTCGGCTACACCGAGCAGGCGGAGCTGCTGCGGGCGGGCGGCGCCGAGGTCGTCTCCTTTGACCCGCTGCACGACGAGGAACTGCCCCGCGGCACACACGGGCTGATCGTGGGTGGCGGGTTCCCCGAGATGCACGCGGCCGAGCTGTCCGCCAATGGCGCGTTGCGGGCGTCCGTGGCCGATCTCGCGTCCCGGGGCGGCCCTGTTGCCGCCGAGTGCGCGGGCCTGCTCTACCTGGCGCGGCACCTCGACGGCGCTCCTATGTGTGGTGTGCTGCCCGCCGAGGCGCGGATGACGGAGCGCCTCACCCTCGGCTACCGCGCCGCTGTGGCGGTCCGCGACTCCGTGCTCGCCCGGTCCGGATCCCGGGTGCACGGCCACGAGTTCCACCGCACCGCCACCACCCCCGCACACGGCCCGGACCCGGCCTGGCAGTGGAAAACCGATAGCGCGGAGGGCTTCGCGAGTGCGACCCTGAACGCTTCTTACCTGCACCTGCACTGGGCCGGAACCCCGGCGATCGCCACCCGCTTCCTGGGCTCGGTGCGCGAGTTCGCCTGCGAGAACGACACGTGA
- a CDS encoding GNAT family N-acetyltransferase yields the protein MSSDSPTPTLPAAILRTDRLRLRAFTEADIDDVLAGVSDPGTQRWLPIPGPGQPYTREAAQQWCLESAPGARASGDGQQWAAIEATTDRFVGSFGLTRTRWQAMSTEVGYWVAPWARGHGFATEAVAAMARWTLDQGFQRVELKAATGNTASRRVAEKTGFHFEGTERNAMPLHEGRADLAVYSLIPGDLG from the coding sequence ATTTCCTCTGACTCCCCGACACCCACGCTTCCGGCCGCCATCCTGCGCACCGACCGGCTGCGGCTGCGCGCCTTCACCGAAGCCGACATCGACGACGTCCTCGCCGGCGTGAGCGACCCCGGAACCCAGCGGTGGCTGCCCATCCCGGGGCCCGGGCAGCCCTACACGCGCGAGGCCGCCCAGCAGTGGTGCCTGGAAAGCGCGCCGGGGGCGCGTGCCTCGGGTGACGGCCAGCAGTGGGCCGCGATCGAGGCAACCACGGACCGGTTCGTGGGCTCGTTCGGGCTCACCCGCACCCGGTGGCAGGCGATGAGCACCGAGGTCGGGTACTGGGTAGCCCCGTGGGCGCGCGGCCACGGCTTCGCCACCGAGGCTGTCGCGGCCATGGCGCGCTGGACCCTGGACCAGGGTTTCCAACGCGTCGAGCTCAAGGCCGCAACCGGCAACACCGCCTCACGAAGGGTGGCCGAGAAGACCGGCTTCCACTTCGAGGGCACCGAACGCAACGCCATGCCCCTCCACGAGGGCCGCGCCGACCTCGCCGTCTACAGCCTCATCCCGGGCGATCTGGGGTAG
- a CDS encoding response regulator produces the protein MIRVVLVDDQELVRAGFRMVLDAQADIEVAGEAGDGETAPELLRTLTADVVLVDIRMPRVDGVEATRRICATEGGPRVLILTTFDLDEYAYAALRAGASGFLLKDAPPEDLLSAIRSVHSGDAVVAPSTTRRLLDRFAGQLPVSGDEPPAPESLDALTPREREVLALVARGMSNLEIAGRLYVSEATVKTHVGRILTKLDLRDRVQAVVLAYETGLVDVRGA, from the coding sequence ATGATCCGCGTTGTACTCGTCGATGACCAGGAACTGGTGCGGGCGGGCTTTCGGATGGTCCTTGACGCACAGGCCGATATCGAGGTTGCCGGAGAGGCCGGAGACGGCGAGACCGCGCCGGAGCTGCTGCGGACGCTCACGGCCGATGTCGTCCTCGTGGACATCCGGATGCCGCGTGTGGACGGCGTGGAGGCGACCCGCCGCATCTGTGCCACCGAGGGCGGCCCGCGCGTGCTGATCCTGACCACCTTCGACCTGGACGAGTACGCCTACGCCGCGTTGCGGGCCGGGGCGAGCGGCTTCCTGCTCAAGGACGCCCCGCCGGAGGACCTGCTGTCGGCGATCCGCTCCGTGCACTCTGGTGACGCGGTGGTCGCGCCCAGCACGACGCGGCGGCTGCTGGACCGCTTCGCCGGTCAGTTGCCCGTCAGCGGTGATGAGCCGCCCGCCCCTGAGTCACTCGACGCGCTGACCCCGCGGGAGCGCGAAGTGCTCGCGCTGGTGGCGCGCGGGATGTCGAACCTCGAGATCGCCGGTCGGCTGTACGTGTCCGAGGCCACGGTCAAGACGCACGTGGGGCGGATCCTGACCAAGCTCGACCTGCGCGACCGGGTGCAGGCGGTGGTGCTCGCCTACGAGACCGGCCTGGTCGACGTCCGCGGCGCCTGA
- a CDS encoding ABC transporter permease, with the protein MLGITLANLRAHKGRLLLSSLAIVLATAFVAAAFVFTDAMRAALSGGATEDLGESDVVVTSPRTSGNRDVPAEVLDAVREVDSVAGAERRVTSRSALRSTDDRFEPAAVVSVTPDTGVGWPEVVRGELADQPGEAVLDRGTARTRGVDVGDTVSVPRAWEGPDSDAGGNQELRVVGLVDVADSASFAGSPFVGVTAEQVRALTDDSTARMVLAVARDDVSAADLAAEVDNAVAGQFEVRTAEEHASQQTSAGGAGMRSALLGFAGVALLVAAIVIANTFSILLAQRTREMALLRCVGATRGQVFRSVVAESVVLGLAGSAVGVLTGFGLAYGVGAVLDAAVDNFPLGAVTLSATAVLVPVAVGVPVTVGAAILPARAATRIPPVAALRDQATPARRAGWMRVTFAAAALLTGATGLVLGTMVVESPETALLLAFAGGASAFLGVLLAGPTLLPPFVRLVGAVLGRALGTPGRLAAVNVTRNPRRSAATVSALLVGVTLVSLMSVGAASVRATVTSSLNEEFPVDYMVQSEAGMPASVGDNIRDIRGLSDVTVVRGATADLHGSQIQVTGYNPRKLAEVTSQLPEIAGLEQGEVVLTKKLARRLDVGPGDAIRLGGDGGNTATLTVSAVQAAADGPEVAHITHQDLERILPEAPVMGVFARAAPEADLTQVSYALNSATVGDDISVVGTAETKAVYTETLDTVLLVFTALLAIALIIAVVGIANTLALSVIERTRELALLRALGLTRGQLRATLAVEAALLAAVGALLGAGLGTVFGWAGITTILASQFEVVLSVPELRLAGLIAGAVLAGLLASVLPARRAARTSVVSALADE; encoded by the coding sequence GTGCTGGGCATCACACTCGCGAACCTGCGCGCCCACAAGGGGCGCCTGCTGCTGTCGTCGCTGGCGATCGTGCTCGCGACGGCCTTCGTCGCCGCCGCGTTCGTGTTCACCGACGCGATGCGGGCAGCGCTGTCCGGTGGGGCCACCGAGGACCTGGGCGAGTCCGACGTCGTGGTGACGTCGCCGCGCACGTCGGGCAATAGAGATGTCCCCGCAGAGGTGCTCGACGCCGTTCGGGAGGTCGACAGTGTCGCTGGCGCGGAGCGGCGGGTCACCTCGCGGTCGGCGTTGCGTTCCACCGACGACCGGTTCGAACCCGCGGCGGTGGTCAGTGTCACTCCCGACACCGGGGTGGGCTGGCCGGAGGTCGTCCGGGGCGAGCTCGCGGACCAGCCCGGTGAGGCGGTACTCGACCGCGGTACCGCCCGGACCAGGGGAGTCGACGTTGGCGACACCGTCAGTGTGCCGCGTGCGTGGGAGGGCCCCGACTCGGATGCCGGGGGCAACCAGGAGCTACGCGTCGTCGGCCTGGTGGATGTCGCCGACTCCGCCAGCTTCGCGGGCAGCCCGTTCGTCGGAGTGACCGCGGAGCAGGTACGGGCGCTCACGGACGACAGCACCGCCCGCATGGTCCTGGCGGTGGCCCGGGATGATGTCTCCGCGGCGGACCTCGCGGCCGAAGTCGACAACGCTGTCGCAGGCCAGTTCGAGGTGCGCACCGCCGAGGAGCACGCCAGCCAGCAGACCTCGGCCGGAGGGGCCGGGATGAGATCCGCGCTGCTGGGCTTCGCCGGGGTCGCCCTGCTCGTCGCCGCCATCGTGATCGCCAACACGTTCAGCATCCTGCTCGCCCAGCGCACCCGGGAGATGGCGCTGCTGCGCTGCGTCGGGGCGACTCGTGGCCAGGTGTTCCGCTCGGTTGTGGCCGAGTCCGTGGTGCTCGGCCTCGCGGGGTCCGCGGTCGGGGTGCTCACCGGGTTCGGGCTCGCCTACGGTGTGGGGGCGGTGCTGGACGCCGCGGTCGACAACTTCCCGCTTGGCGCGGTCACGCTCTCGGCGACCGCCGTGCTCGTTCCCGTGGCCGTCGGAGTGCCGGTCACGGTCGGTGCCGCCATACTGCCCGCCCGCGCCGCGACCCGCATCCCGCCCGTCGCCGCATTGCGCGACCAGGCGACACCCGCTCGCCGGGCCGGGTGGATGCGCGTCACCTTCGCGGCGGCGGCGCTGCTCACCGGGGCCACGGGCCTGGTCCTCGGCACCATGGTGGTGGAGTCGCCCGAAACCGCTCTTCTTCTCGCGTTCGCTGGTGGCGCGTCGGCGTTCCTCGGCGTGCTTCTCGCCGGCCCAACGCTGCTCCCCCCGTTCGTCCGCCTCGTGGGCGCCGTCCTTGGCCGGGCTCTGGGTACACCGGGTCGGCTCGCCGCCGTCAATGTCACCCGCAACCCGCGACGGTCGGCGGCCACCGTCTCGGCGCTGCTCGTCGGGGTGACACTGGTCAGCCTGATGAGTGTGGGCGCCGCGTCGGTGCGGGCGACGGTGACATCGTCGCTGAACGAGGAGTTTCCGGTCGACTACATGGTCCAGTCGGAGGCGGGCATGCCCGCCTCGGTGGGCGACAACATCCGCGACATCCGCGGCCTGTCCGACGTCACCGTCGTCCGCGGCGCCACCGCGGACCTGCACGGGAGCCAGATCCAGGTCACTGGGTACAACCCGCGAAAGCTGGCCGAGGTGACCTCCCAACTGCCGGAAATCGCCGGACTCGAGCAGGGCGAGGTGGTGCTCACCAAGAAGCTGGCGCGCCGGCTGGACGTCGGCCCGGGGGACGCGATCCGCCTCGGTGGCGATGGTGGGAACACCGCGACGCTCACGGTCAGCGCCGTCCAAGCCGCCGCTGACGGCCCGGAGGTCGCCCACATCACCCATCAGGACCTCGAACGTATCCTGCCCGAGGCCCCCGTCATGGGAGTGTTCGCCCGCGCGGCGCCCGAGGCCGACCTCACCCAGGTGAGCTACGCCCTCAACAGCGCCACAGTCGGCGATGACATCTCGGTTGTCGGCACCGCCGAGACCAAAGCCGTCTACACCGAGACGCTGGACACGGTGTTGCTCGTGTTCACCGCACTGCTCGCGATCGCCCTGATCATCGCCGTCGTCGGGATCGCCAACACCCTGGCGCTGTCCGTCATCGAACGCACCCGCGAACTGGCCCTGCTGCGTGCGCTCGGGCTGACCCGCGGGCAGCTCCGCGCGACACTGGCCGTCGAGGCGGCGCTGCTGGCGGCCGTCGGCGCGCTGCTCGGGGCGGGGTTGGGCACCGTCTTCGGCTGGGCCGGAATCACCACGATCCTCGCGTCGCAGTTCGAGGTCGTGCTCAGTGTCCCCGAACTGCGCCTCGCCGGACTCATCGCCGGGGCCGTGCTCGCCGGGCTGCTGGCGTCGGTGCTGCCCGCGCGCCGTGCTGCCCGCACCTCGGTGGTCTCCGCGTTGGCCGACGAGTGA
- a CDS encoding cobalt-precorrin-5B (C(1))-methyltransferase → MSEPPGPGGDPDPAPELREPDLPRTAKVRQKALRTGWTTGTCASAAAKAAAQAMATGSPVETVEVALPTGRRITFATERCEVLSADRAEAVVVKDGGDDPDVTHGAHITATVTRAPEPGLEIDGGVGVGVVTKPGLGLDVGGPAINDVPRQMITQAVREMINVARDGVQVVISVPDGERMARKTTNAKLGILGGISILGTTGIVRPFSTASWRASVEQAVSVMAAQGERTLVLCTGGRTEKGAMRLHPALPDTCFVEVGDFTGAALRRAMDNGLNRVVFVGMAGKLTKLAAGVLMTHYTRSKVSTSLLGGITREVSDDDGLARQVDAANTGRHAYELWDAAGLLEPAGEVLCQRVAEVLERFTEDTMRAEVAMVDFTGNTVVAAYPRPHG, encoded by the coding sequence ATGAGCGAGCCGCCTGGCCCCGGCGGGGACCCCGACCCGGCTCCCGAACTGCGCGAGCCCGACCTTCCGCGCACCGCCAAGGTGCGGCAGAAGGCGCTGCGCACGGGCTGGACGACCGGCACCTGCGCGTCGGCCGCGGCCAAGGCCGCCGCGCAGGCCATGGCCACGGGCAGCCCCGTGGAAACGGTCGAGGTGGCGCTGCCCACGGGCCGGCGGATCACGTTCGCGACCGAGCGGTGCGAGGTGCTCTCCGCCGACCGGGCGGAGGCGGTGGTGGTCAAGGACGGCGGCGACGACCCCGACGTCACGCACGGCGCGCACATCACGGCCACTGTCACCCGCGCGCCGGAACCCGGCCTGGAGATCGACGGCGGGGTCGGCGTGGGCGTGGTCACCAAGCCGGGCCTGGGACTCGACGTGGGCGGCCCGGCCATCAACGACGTGCCCCGGCAGATGATCACCCAGGCGGTGCGGGAGATGATCAACGTCGCCAGGGACGGCGTCCAGGTGGTCATCAGCGTGCCCGACGGCGAGCGGATGGCGCGCAAGACCACCAACGCCAAGCTCGGCATTCTCGGCGGGATTTCCATCCTGGGCACCACGGGCATCGTCCGGCCGTTCTCCACGGCGTCCTGGCGCGCCAGCGTCGAGCAGGCGGTCTCGGTCATGGCGGCCCAGGGCGAGCGAACGCTGGTGCTGTGCACCGGCGGCCGTACCGAGAAGGGGGCGATGCGGCTGCACCCCGCCCTGCCGGACACCTGCTTCGTCGAGGTGGGCGACTTCACCGGCGCTGCCCTGCGCCGCGCGATGGACAACGGCCTGAACCGGGTGGTGTTCGTGGGCATGGCCGGCAAGCTGACAAAGCTCGCGGCCGGGGTGCTGATGACCCACTACACCCGCTCCAAGGTGTCCACCTCGCTCCTTGGCGGGATCACCCGGGAGGTCAGCGACGACGATGGGCTGGCCCGCCAGGTCGACGCCGCCAACACCGGCCGGCACGCCTACGAGCTCTGGGACGCCGCGGGTCTGCTGGAGCCCGCCGGGGAGGTGCTGTGCCAGCGGGTGGCGGAGGTACTCGAACGCTTCACCGAGGACACGATGCGGGCCGAGGTGGCCATGGTCGACTTCACCGGGAACACTGTGGTGGCGGCTTACCCGCGCCCGCACGGGTGA
- the cobI gene encoding precorrin-2 C(20)-methyltransferase: MGGSTRLVGVGVGPGDPELVTVKAVRRMCAADVVLVPVLALDEPGRAEATVREHVPEETIERVVFALNDRGGRSERRTRAWDEAARTVVRHFEQGARSVAFATIGDPNIYSTFSYLARTVREMAPDTEIETVAGITAMQDLASRSGSVLVEGMEPLTLLPVTAGVERLRAALATDATVVAYKFGRFAPDVVAALRESGRLDDAVYGARLGLDGEEIDPVAKLEDEALPYLSTLVAPARRGERGGKLSASEE; encoded by the coding sequence ATGGGCGGGAGTACGCGGCTCGTCGGGGTCGGGGTCGGCCCGGGAGACCCGGAACTGGTGACGGTGAAGGCCGTGCGGCGCATGTGCGCGGCCGACGTCGTACTCGTCCCGGTCCTGGCGCTGGACGAGCCGGGCCGGGCCGAGGCCACGGTGCGCGAGCACGTGCCCGAGGAGACCATCGAGCGCGTGGTGTTCGCGTTGAACGACCGGGGCGGGCGCAGCGAGCGCCGGACGCGCGCCTGGGACGAGGCCGCCCGGACCGTCGTGCGGCACTTCGAACAGGGAGCGCGCAGCGTCGCGTTCGCCACCATCGGAGACCCCAACATCTACTCGACCTTCAGCTACCTGGCGCGGACGGTGCGCGAGATGGCGCCGGACACCGAGATCGAGACCGTGGCGGGGATCACCGCCATGCAGGACCTGGCGTCGCGCTCCGGCAGCGTCCTGGTCGAGGGCATGGAGCCGCTGACGCTGCTTCCGGTGACCGCCGGAGTCGAGCGGCTGCGCGCGGCCCTGGCCACCGATGCCACGGTGGTGGCGTACAAGTTCGGCAGGTTCGCCCCGGACGTTGTCGCCGCGCTGCGAGAGTCGGGCCGGCTGGACGATGCCGTCTACGGCGCCCGCCTGGGCCTGGACGGTGAGGAGATCGATCCGGTGGCCAAACTGGAGGACGAGGCGCTTCCGTACCTGTCGACCCTGGTCGCCCCGGCGCGCCGGGGCGAGCGCGGCGGCAAACTGTCAGCGAGCGAGGAGTAG
- a CDS encoding PstS family phosphate ABC transporter substrate-binding protein yields MDGISWSAVIAVLGVIVPIMAFLYEFIFVGRKRLGYRVQMDTTVADEVVAQGPESESWKHLQWEDGRRLVDPSFVLLRIENNGATNIDTSDYAVLEHHKTGINVRFPGRNVVNMVLTELSDDFIRENFDADSGFGSRGGEIQLPKVPLNRSQYYKILAVLETSDGGPPFDPPEVVGGIKGGVGAGGIKETRSRTGTSGPVIALLFFLVLVIIAQPAVSYVFEDEAPLDCASGELTIVGSTAFSPVLEEAAEMYEDTCPGSSFTIDTQGSTEGLRRLDDAENPEDMLAFSDGESPDGYPMLLSRPMAFSLFTLVINEEAGVQNLSAQQVGQLYEGEIRDWSEIGGNDVPVRLVSRHSDSGTRRTFEQRLLEGEREPGDTSDDCLELAPGASGVPRCERASTNVLLDTVAETPGALGYSEAGTAQARQDLLPVRIDGNRATLEDADYGAYPFWETEYAYTHGEADAESLTASFLRYLTNEVGRDIIRSHGHRPCAELQNPMLCQPENEV; encoded by the coding sequence TTGGACGGTATTTCCTGGAGCGCCGTTATCGCGGTGCTCGGCGTCATCGTCCCCATCATGGCGTTCCTGTACGAGTTCATTTTTGTTGGCCGCAAGCGGCTGGGCTACCGGGTGCAGATGGACACCACCGTCGCTGACGAGGTGGTCGCCCAGGGGCCGGAATCCGAGTCATGGAAACATCTGCAGTGGGAGGACGGAAGGCGGCTCGTTGATCCGTCGTTCGTTCTGCTGCGGATCGAGAACAACGGCGCAACCAATATCGACACCAGTGACTACGCCGTTCTGGAGCACCACAAGACCGGAATCAATGTCAGGTTCCCCGGTCGCAACGTGGTCAACATGGTACTCACCGAGCTCAGTGATGACTTTATCCGCGAAAATTTCGACGCGGATTCCGGATTCGGGTCACGGGGCGGTGAAATCCAGCTTCCCAAGGTTCCGCTGAACCGGTCCCAGTACTACAAGATCCTGGCGGTCCTCGAAACGAGTGACGGAGGCCCGCCATTCGACCCGCCCGAGGTGGTCGGCGGGATCAAAGGCGGAGTGGGGGCCGGTGGAATCAAGGAGACCAGGAGCCGTACCGGGACATCAGGTCCGGTCATCGCGCTGCTTTTCTTCCTCGTTCTGGTGATCATCGCACAACCGGCCGTCTCCTACGTCTTCGAGGACGAGGCCCCGCTGGACTGCGCCTCAGGTGAGCTCACCATAGTGGGGTCCACGGCATTCTCGCCCGTGCTGGAGGAGGCCGCCGAGATGTACGAGGACACCTGCCCGGGCAGCTCCTTCACGATCGACACGCAGGGAAGCACCGAAGGTCTGCGCAGGCTGGACGACGCGGAGAACCCGGAGGACATGCTGGCCTTCTCCGACGGGGAGAGCCCTGACGGATACCCGATGCTGCTGTCCCGGCCGATGGCGTTCTCGCTCTTCACCCTCGTCATCAACGAGGAGGCCGGGGTCCAGAACCTCTCCGCCCAACAAGTCGGGCAGCTCTACGAAGGAGAAATCCGCGACTGGAGCGAAATCGGCGGGAACGACGTTCCCGTCCGCCTCGTCAGCCGGCATTCGGACTCCGGGACGAGACGAACCTTCGAACAGCGGCTCCTCGAAGGCGAACGCGAGCCCGGAGACACCTCGGACGACTGCCTGGAGCTGGCCCCCGGGGCATCCGGTGTTCCTCGCTGCGAACGCGCTTCGACCAACGTGCTGTTGGACACTGTGGCCGAGACTCCGGGGGCGCTCGGCTACAGCGAGGCCGGGACAGCACAGGCGCGCCAGGACCTCCTCCCGGTGCGTATCGACGGCAACCGGGCCACACTGGAGGACGCCGACTATGGCGCCTATCCTTTCTGGGAGACCGAGTACGCCTACACCCACGGCGAGGCCGACGCGGAATCACTGACCGCGAGCTTCCTTCGGTACCTGACGAACGAGGTCGGCAGGGACATCATCCGTTCCCACGGCCACCGACCGTGCGCGGAGCTGCAGAACCCGATGCTGTGTCAGCCTGAGAACGAAGTGTGA